From a single Larimichthys crocea isolate SSNF chromosome XIII, L_crocea_2.0, whole genome shotgun sequence genomic region:
- the si:ch211-199g17.9 gene encoding uncharacterized protein si:ch211-199g17.9: MSETEGFNIEDLINVTSLQGGGDMQDLKVQQVMGKLRKLQQAKSILDDEMKEVKSVSDSLQKELTTLQNEAYQLEEIHKEKEELCRKLQFQCVESEQDCARQLEQNKRSDELLEQYTCDIQEFKLKQRKQRMKFEHQLHQLIDQHKNLYSVFTPQRLPVEIENAENTKSQLLSAEQMKLAQLHRLNEELGEVKKDKQLGATPGETQEE; this comes from the exons ATGAGCGAGACTGAAG GGTTCAACATCGAGGACCTGATTAATGTCACGTCACTGCAAGGAG GTGGAGACATGCAAGATCTCAAAGTTCAACAGGTGATGGGCAAATTAAGGAAGCTGCAACAAG ctAAAAGCATCCTGGACGATGAAATGAAGGAGGTCAAATCAGTCAGTGACTCTTTGCAGAAAGAGCTGACAACTT tacaaAATGAAGCTTACCAACTGGAAGAaatccacaaagaaaaagaag aGCTGTGCAGGAAGCTGCAGTTCCAGTGTGTCGAGTCTGAGCAGGACTGTGCCAG GCAGTTAGAGCAGAACAAGAGAAGTGATGAACTGCTGGAACAGTACACTTGTGACATCCAGGAATTCAAGCTTAAACAGCGCAAGCAACG GATGAAGTTTGAACACCAGCTTCATCAACTGATCGATCAGCATAAGAATCTCTACTCCGTCTTT ACTCCACAAAGGCTCCCAGTGGAAATAGAGAATGCTGAGAATACAAAGAGTCAGCTGTTATCAGCTG AACAAATGAAGTTGGCGCAGCTGCACCGCCTCAATGAGGAGCTAGGAGAGGTGAAGAAAGATAAGCAGCTGGGGGCAACACCTGGAGAAACTCAGGAGGAgtaa
- the LOC104940169 gene encoding receptor-transporting protein 3, with protein MSRSTEWLPSLWIDTFDELLNDDNELDYGDQWSLNFNYTQTDQVTKEERKRGWKVYCHCAYGNFQCGSCDKTWPSARVIVLFRYRLRGDRGTVIMRPFGQACRRCQDDEFDLPGFSKKEVEEALLRLIRKIRKNCYGDEDDEDDGSDSSACSTKVYTKPHEATLCQACIMGICCQDD; from the exons ATGAGCAGATCTACAG AGTGGCTTCCTTCCCTGTGGATTGACACATTTGATGAGTTGCTCAATGATGACAATGAGCTGGACTATGGAGACCAGTGGAGTCTGAACTTTAACTACACCCAGACAGACCAAGTCaccaaagaggagaggaagaggggctGGAAAGTCTACTGTCATTGTGCATATGGAAA TTTCCAGTGTGGATCCTGCGACAAGACCTGGCCATCAGCACGGGTGATCGTGTTGTTCCGCTACCGGCTGCGTGGTGACCGGGGGACAGTGATCATGCGGCCCTTTGGACAGGCCTGCCGCCGTTGCCAAGACGATGAGTTTGACCTCCCTGGTTTTTCCaagaaagaggtggaggaagctCTGCTCAGGCTGATTCGCAAAATCCGGAAGAATTGCTATGGAGACGAGGACGACGAGGATGATGGCAGTGACTCGTCAGCATGCTCTACCAAGGTGTACACCAAACCGCATGAGGCCACCCTGTGTCAGGCCTGCATCATGGGCATCTGCTGTCAAGATGActag
- the fam83hb gene encoding protein FAM83H isoform X2, whose translation MAHRSQSSSIGDNPLDPNYLPPHYREEYRLAIDALIENDEQGYHDFLQSADVVSFLARSEIEFIKSTMQTPNLSSSMPELTYYDGANEPDGSSDTYWPMQSDLAAPGLDLGWPLPQHSFMGPTEVTTLVNPSDPDMPSIKEQARRLIKNACQVIAVVMDKFTDVDIFSDLLAAAARHVPVYVLLDEQDSHHFVTMVLNCKVNLELIPMMRVRVVAGITYYSRTGKSFKGQVKDRFLLADCKAVLSGNYSFMWSYEKIHRCIAHLFLGGLVATFDEEFRILFAQSEPLVIDPSDGALALSDTSSTSNYFSSQFGLKRTQSLRNPIGYRRQPELPSAFPYGDSDRNLGLHFRRNDPFRHSIEPGPGITIGKYSQQQFRLQQSYLEQGRSIVSRQMEMSSSGFKRHSYAEGTQENYTSSKQYMKHRVMNNLEETDFHREQTQSSHYYSEGPGPGSGHGHYDRLRGRTPHLSIDQYSDSSFPSDHEPPPANYGRDFFSSEDLRGPDGHQAPPLAGRYGGGSFNKRPSIGQAYACQSSPTQPHPPEKKPFAKQSNQEHDQDADAKLGLRSWRINSYLSTYEDSGEEGLTQPMGPDAFEDPPPSQQPTVPESSVPRFNKEPPNAAPKARPDILRPRFGKPMLSESNSKDSATSKDLQTVSDLKPFSLEKKEREAAKEREREADRGAGKEMGVDVEVKETQDLFLSKHESFRSRINPLLQRSSRLRSSLIFSSSKAEIHSGSLGLKPATEEDEQLDTVRTSSIVAQILEKRRSMSREPFEWRKKADEKDKEKQKEKEQEEREEKEREKSKEKEREKAKEKEREKAKEKEKEKEEIETRLKDEIKAKEEPQKTNEEVKTTPTVEKSEVTTSSSLNMNDPASRLQYFKDLAAKRKASTMATESSLKAPEPAEKKPDLSDKPPLNPVTIPQIRTVSVGSTEVESKRPDISAKLTELTRRPSISSSKPPISSAKPSTSYLKPTETTQPQKEENASEGQKRDIFKSLKPIPSPKIFRRDPLKFKGLNPRRISCGEEMLTTDATDAEKSELKKSRSHSSSTMTREDTKEGMQKVMGSNTSINTLGEGRGEGKTIDFLKKQTQRLKGFLGPKDKEKKSSGDEKGMSTVIEVTGDSSKKQSSSAKDAASATTTDQTTANHKTSLTGPSRYQSPASSVLFSSNLRDDTKVILEQISANSQKNRQEREETGGDVESDTGDKGLERQNTLKKNRFLRPQGNVHEREGLLKRIESLRKEKKVYSRFEMGNNLG comes from the exons ATGGCACACCGATCCCAGAGTTCCTCGATCGGTGATAACCCCCTTGACCCAAACTATCTGCCACCACACTATCGTGAGGAGTACCGTCTAGCTATTGATGCTCTTATAGAGAATGACGAACAG GGCTACCATGACTTCCTCCAGTCGGCAGATGTGGTCAGTTTCCTGGCACGGTCGGAAATTGAATTTATCAAGTCCACAATGCAGACACCCAACCTGAGCTCCAGCATGCCAGAGCTGACTTACTATGATGGTGCGAATGAGCCTGATGGCTCCTCAGACACGTATTGGCCGATGCAGTCTGACCTGGCTGCTCCGGGGCTGGACCTGGGCTGGCCACTGCCACAGCACAGCTTCATGGGTCCCACAGAGGTCACCACTCTGGTGAACCCCTCCGACCCAGACATGCCAAGCATCAAGGAGCAGGCCAGGAGACTGATCAAGAATGCATGCCAA GTTATTGCTGTAGTAATGGACAAGTTCACAGACGTTGACATTTTTTCTGACCTCTTGGCTGCGGCAGCACGCCATGTTCCTGTTTACGTTTTGCTGGACGAGCAGGACTCCCATCACTTTGTCACTATGGTCCTCAACTGCAAAGTCAACTTGGAACTTATTCCT ATGATGCGTGTCAGGGTTGTGGCAGGAATAACCTATTACTCCCGGACAGGAAAATCATTCAAGGGGCAGGTGAAAGATCGTTTCCTGCTGGCTGACTGCAAGGCTGTACTCAGTGGCAACTACAG TTTCATGTGGTCCTACGAGAAGATCCACCGCTGCATCGCTCACCTCTTCCTTGGAGGGCTGGTTGCCACCTTCGATGAAGAGTTTCGCATTCTCTTTGCTCAGTCAGAGCCTCTAGTGATTGACCCATCTGATGGAGCACTTGCTTTGTCCgacaccagcagcaccagcaatTACTTTAGCAGCCAGTTTGGTTTGAAGAGGACCCAATCTTTGCGTAATCCCATAGGTTACCGCAGGCAGCCTGAGCTTCCCTCTGCCTTTCCTTACGGAGACTCTGATCGTAACCTTGGACTTCATTTCCGGAGGAACGACCCGTTTCGTCACAGCATTGAACCCGGGCCAGGAATTACAATTGGGAAGTATTCCCAGCAACAGTTTCGTCTGCAGCAGTCGTACCTGGAGCAGGGAAGGTCCATAGTTTCCAGGCAGATGGAAATGAGTAGTAGTGGCTTTAAGAGGCACAGCTATGCAGAGGGAACCCAGGAAAACTACACATCTTCGAAGCAATACATGAAGCACAGAGTCATGAATAATCTGGAAGAGACGGACTTCCACAG GGAGCAGACCCAAAGTAGCCATTACTACAGTGAAGGGCCTGGGCCGGGTTCTGGCCATGGACACTACGACAGACTTCGAGGTCGCACTCCGCACCTCTCCATTGACCAGTATTCAGACTCAAGCTTTCCTTCAGATCACGAACCTCCACCTGCAAACTATGGTCGGGACTTCTTTTCATCTGAGGACTTGAGAGGACCTGATGGTCACCAGGCACCTCCGTTAGCTGGGAGGTATGGAGGAGGTTCCTTCAATAAGAGGCCAAGCATAGGTCAGGCATATGCCTGTCAGAGCTCACCCACGCAGCCTCACCCACCTGAGAAGAAGCCGTTTGCCAAACAATCTAATCAAGAGCATGATCAAGATGCAGATGCTAAGCTAGGCCTGAGGAGTTGGAGAATAAACTCTTATCTCAGCACTTATGAGGACAGTGGAGAAGAAGGTCTGACTCAACCTATGGGGCCTGATGCATTTGAAGATCCTCCACCATCTCAGCAGCCAACTGTCCCTGAAAGTTCAGTTCCCCGCTTTAATAAGGAGCCACCAAATGCTGCCCCAAAAGCCAGACCAGATATCCTGAGGCCACGCTTTGGAAAGCCCATGTTAAGCGAGAGCAACAGTAAAGACTCAGCAACAAGCAAGGATCTTCAGACAGTTAGTGACTTAAAGCCATTTTCAttggagaaaaaggagagagaggcagcgaaagaaagggagagagaggctgatAGGGGTGCAGGAAAGGAAATGGGTGTGGATGTGGAGGTGAAAGAGACTCAAGATCTCTTCCTGTCCAAACATGAATCATTCCGTTCACGTATTAACCCACTCCTTCAACGCAGCTCTCGTCTGCGTTCCTcacttattttctcatcttCCAAGGCAGAGATACACAGTGGTAGCCTGGGCTTAAAACCAGCCACAGAGGAAGATGAACAGTTAGACACAGTACGCACTTCTTCGATTGTGGCCCAGATCCTAGAGAAGAGGAGATCAATGTCTCGTGAGCCTTTTGAGTGGAGAAAGAAGGCTGATGAAAAAGataaggagaaacaaaaagagaaagagcaagaagaacgagaggagaaagagagggagaaatcaaaggagaaagagagggagaaagcaaaggagaaagagagggagaaagcaaaggagaaagagaaggagaaagaggaaatagAGACTCGACTGAAAGATGAGATTAAAGCAAAAGAGGAGCCTCAGAAAACCAACGAAGAGGTAAAGACGACACCAACTGTAGAGAAATCTGAAGTCacaacatcatcatctctgAACATGAATGACCCAGCCAGTCGACTGCAGTATTTCAAAGATCTGGCTGCCAAGAGAAAAGCCTCAACAATGGCGACAGAGTCATCACTAAAAGCTCCAGAGcctgcagaaaaaaagccagacCTTTCTGATAAACCTCCTCTAAACCCTGTGACAATTCCACAGATCCGAACTGTCTCTGTTGGTTCAACAGAAGTTGAATCAAAGAGGCCAGACATCTCTGCAAAACTGACGGAGCTCACTCGCAGACCTTCAATTAGTTCCTCAAAACCACCCATAAGCTCTGCCAAGCCTTCCACGAGCTACCTAAAGCCTACAGAGACAACTCAACCTCAGAAAGAGGAGAATGCATCAGAGGGTCAAAAGAGGGATATATTCAAGTCCCTGAAGCCCATTCCTTCGCCTAAGATCTTCAGGAGGGATCCGTTAAAGTTCAAAGGACTGAATCCTCGCCGCATTTCCTGTGGTGAGGAGATGCTGACCACAGATGCTACAGATGCAGAGAAAAGTGAACTGAAAAAGAGCCGCTCTCATAGTTCTTCAACTATGACACGTGAAGACACTAAGGAAGGAATGCAAAAAGTTATGGGATCTAATACGTCCATCAACACACTTGGCGAGGGAAGGGGTGAGGGTAAGACAATTGACTTCTTAAAGAAGCAGACTCAGAGGCTAAAAGGTTTCCTCGGGCCcaaggacaaagaaaagaaatcttcaGGAGATGAAAAGGGCATGAGCACGGTCATTGAGGTCACTGGAGATTCAAGCAAAAAACAGAGTTCTTCGGCTAAAGATGCAGCATCTGCTACTACCACCGACCAAACTACAGCCAATCACAAGACCAGCCTAACAGGCCCATCTCGATACCAGTCCCCAGCcagctctgttctgttcagcAGCAACCTACGAGATGACACCAAAGTCATTCTAGAGCAGATCTCGGCCAACAGCCAGAAGAACAGACAAGAGCGAGAAGAAACGGGAGGGGATGTAGAAAGTGACACCGGGGATAAGGGGTTGGAGAGACAGAACACCTTAAAAAAGAATCGATTTCTGCGACCGCAGGGCAACGTCCATGAGCGGGAGGGACTCCTGAAGAGGATAGAGAGTttgaggaaggagaagaaggtcTACAGCCGCTTTGAG ATGGGGAATAACCTGGGATAA
- the fam83hb gene encoding protein FAM83H isoform X1, translating to MAHRSQSSSIGDNPLDPNYLPPHYREEYRLAIDALIENDEQGYHDFLQSADVVSFLARSEIEFIKSTMQTPNLSSSMPELTYYDGANEPDGSSDTYWPMQSDLAAPGLDLGWPLPQHSFMGPTEVTTLVNPSDPDMPSIKEQARRLIKNACQVIAVVMDKFTDVDIFSDLLAAAARHVPVYVLLDEQDSHHFVTMVLNCKVNLELIPMMRVRVVAGITYYSRTGKSFKGQVKDRFLLADCKAVLSGNYSFMWSYEKIHRCIAHLFLGGLVATFDEEFRILFAQSEPLVIDPSDGALALSDTSSTSNYFSSQFGLKRTQSLRNPIGYRRQPELPSAFPYGDSDRNLGLHFRRNDPFRHSIEPGPGITIGKYSQQQFRLQQSYLEQGRSIVSRQMEMSSSGFKRHSYAEGTQENYTSSKQYMKHRVMNNLEETDFHREQTQSSHYYSEGPGPGSGHGHYDRLRGRTPHLSIDQYSDSSFPSDHEPPPANYGRDFFSSEDLRGPDGHQAPPLAGRYGGGSFNKRPSIGQAYACQSSPTQPHPPEKKPFAKQSNQEHDQDADAKLGLRSWRINSYLSTYEDSGEEGLTQPMGPDAFEDPPPSQQPTVPESSVPRFNKEPPNAAPKARPDILRPRFGKPMLSESNSKDSATSKDLQTVSDLKPFSLEKKEREAAKEREREADRGAGKEMGVDVEVKETQDLFLSKHESFRSRINPLLQRSSRLRSSLIFSSSKAEIHSGSLGLKPATEEDEQLDTVRTSSIVAQILEKRRSMSREPFEWRKKADEKDKEKQKEKEQEEREEKEREKSKEKEREKAKEKEREKAKEKEKEKEEIETRLKDEIKAKEEPQKTNEEVKTTPTVEKSEVTTSSSLNMNDPASRLQYFKDLAAKRKASTMATESSLKAPEPAEKKPDLSDKPPLNPVTIPQIRTVSVGSTEVESKRPDISAKLTELTRRPSISSSKPPISSAKPSTSYLKPTETTQPQKEENASEGQKRDIFKSLKPIPSPKIFRRDPLKFKGLNPRRISCGEEMLTTDATDAEKSELKKSRSHSSSTMTREDTKEGMQKVMGSNTSINTLGEGRGEGKTIDFLKKQTQRLKGFLGPKDKEKKSSGDEKGMSTVIEVTGDSSKKQSSSAKDAASATTTDQTTANHKTSLTGPSRYQSPASSVLFSSNLRDDTKVILEQISANSQKNRQEREETGGDVESDTGDKGLERQNTLKKNRFLRPQGNVHEREGLLKRIESLRKEKKVYSRFEVVCQSKGDVSSMDGKEI from the exons ATGGCACACCGATCCCAGAGTTCCTCGATCGGTGATAACCCCCTTGACCCAAACTATCTGCCACCACACTATCGTGAGGAGTACCGTCTAGCTATTGATGCTCTTATAGAGAATGACGAACAG GGCTACCATGACTTCCTCCAGTCGGCAGATGTGGTCAGTTTCCTGGCACGGTCGGAAATTGAATTTATCAAGTCCACAATGCAGACACCCAACCTGAGCTCCAGCATGCCAGAGCTGACTTACTATGATGGTGCGAATGAGCCTGATGGCTCCTCAGACACGTATTGGCCGATGCAGTCTGACCTGGCTGCTCCGGGGCTGGACCTGGGCTGGCCACTGCCACAGCACAGCTTCATGGGTCCCACAGAGGTCACCACTCTGGTGAACCCCTCCGACCCAGACATGCCAAGCATCAAGGAGCAGGCCAGGAGACTGATCAAGAATGCATGCCAA GTTATTGCTGTAGTAATGGACAAGTTCACAGACGTTGACATTTTTTCTGACCTCTTGGCTGCGGCAGCACGCCATGTTCCTGTTTACGTTTTGCTGGACGAGCAGGACTCCCATCACTTTGTCACTATGGTCCTCAACTGCAAAGTCAACTTGGAACTTATTCCT ATGATGCGTGTCAGGGTTGTGGCAGGAATAACCTATTACTCCCGGACAGGAAAATCATTCAAGGGGCAGGTGAAAGATCGTTTCCTGCTGGCTGACTGCAAGGCTGTACTCAGTGGCAACTACAG TTTCATGTGGTCCTACGAGAAGATCCACCGCTGCATCGCTCACCTCTTCCTTGGAGGGCTGGTTGCCACCTTCGATGAAGAGTTTCGCATTCTCTTTGCTCAGTCAGAGCCTCTAGTGATTGACCCATCTGATGGAGCACTTGCTTTGTCCgacaccagcagcaccagcaatTACTTTAGCAGCCAGTTTGGTTTGAAGAGGACCCAATCTTTGCGTAATCCCATAGGTTACCGCAGGCAGCCTGAGCTTCCCTCTGCCTTTCCTTACGGAGACTCTGATCGTAACCTTGGACTTCATTTCCGGAGGAACGACCCGTTTCGTCACAGCATTGAACCCGGGCCAGGAATTACAATTGGGAAGTATTCCCAGCAACAGTTTCGTCTGCAGCAGTCGTACCTGGAGCAGGGAAGGTCCATAGTTTCCAGGCAGATGGAAATGAGTAGTAGTGGCTTTAAGAGGCACAGCTATGCAGAGGGAACCCAGGAAAACTACACATCTTCGAAGCAATACATGAAGCACAGAGTCATGAATAATCTGGAAGAGACGGACTTCCACAG GGAGCAGACCCAAAGTAGCCATTACTACAGTGAAGGGCCTGGGCCGGGTTCTGGCCATGGACACTACGACAGACTTCGAGGTCGCACTCCGCACCTCTCCATTGACCAGTATTCAGACTCAAGCTTTCCTTCAGATCACGAACCTCCACCTGCAAACTATGGTCGGGACTTCTTTTCATCTGAGGACTTGAGAGGACCTGATGGTCACCAGGCACCTCCGTTAGCTGGGAGGTATGGAGGAGGTTCCTTCAATAAGAGGCCAAGCATAGGTCAGGCATATGCCTGTCAGAGCTCACCCACGCAGCCTCACCCACCTGAGAAGAAGCCGTTTGCCAAACAATCTAATCAAGAGCATGATCAAGATGCAGATGCTAAGCTAGGCCTGAGGAGTTGGAGAATAAACTCTTATCTCAGCACTTATGAGGACAGTGGAGAAGAAGGTCTGACTCAACCTATGGGGCCTGATGCATTTGAAGATCCTCCACCATCTCAGCAGCCAACTGTCCCTGAAAGTTCAGTTCCCCGCTTTAATAAGGAGCCACCAAATGCTGCCCCAAAAGCCAGACCAGATATCCTGAGGCCACGCTTTGGAAAGCCCATGTTAAGCGAGAGCAACAGTAAAGACTCAGCAACAAGCAAGGATCTTCAGACAGTTAGTGACTTAAAGCCATTTTCAttggagaaaaaggagagagaggcagcgaaagaaagggagagagaggctgatAGGGGTGCAGGAAAGGAAATGGGTGTGGATGTGGAGGTGAAAGAGACTCAAGATCTCTTCCTGTCCAAACATGAATCATTCCGTTCACGTATTAACCCACTCCTTCAACGCAGCTCTCGTCTGCGTTCCTcacttattttctcatcttCCAAGGCAGAGATACACAGTGGTAGCCTGGGCTTAAAACCAGCCACAGAGGAAGATGAACAGTTAGACACAGTACGCACTTCTTCGATTGTGGCCCAGATCCTAGAGAAGAGGAGATCAATGTCTCGTGAGCCTTTTGAGTGGAGAAAGAAGGCTGATGAAAAAGataaggagaaacaaaaagagaaagagcaagaagaacgagaggagaaagagagggagaaatcaaaggagaaagagagggagaaagcaaaggagaaagagagggagaaagcaaaggagaaagagaaggagaaagaggaaatagAGACTCGACTGAAAGATGAGATTAAAGCAAAAGAGGAGCCTCAGAAAACCAACGAAGAGGTAAAGACGACACCAACTGTAGAGAAATCTGAAGTCacaacatcatcatctctgAACATGAATGACCCAGCCAGTCGACTGCAGTATTTCAAAGATCTGGCTGCCAAGAGAAAAGCCTCAACAATGGCGACAGAGTCATCACTAAAAGCTCCAGAGcctgcagaaaaaaagccagacCTTTCTGATAAACCTCCTCTAAACCCTGTGACAATTCCACAGATCCGAACTGTCTCTGTTGGTTCAACAGAAGTTGAATCAAAGAGGCCAGACATCTCTGCAAAACTGACGGAGCTCACTCGCAGACCTTCAATTAGTTCCTCAAAACCACCCATAAGCTCTGCCAAGCCTTCCACGAGCTACCTAAAGCCTACAGAGACAACTCAACCTCAGAAAGAGGAGAATGCATCAGAGGGTCAAAAGAGGGATATATTCAAGTCCCTGAAGCCCATTCCTTCGCCTAAGATCTTCAGGAGGGATCCGTTAAAGTTCAAAGGACTGAATCCTCGCCGCATTTCCTGTGGTGAGGAGATGCTGACCACAGATGCTACAGATGCAGAGAAAAGTGAACTGAAAAAGAGCCGCTCTCATAGTTCTTCAACTATGACACGTGAAGACACTAAGGAAGGAATGCAAAAAGTTATGGGATCTAATACGTCCATCAACACACTTGGCGAGGGAAGGGGTGAGGGTAAGACAATTGACTTCTTAAAGAAGCAGACTCAGAGGCTAAAAGGTTTCCTCGGGCCcaaggacaaagaaaagaaatcttcaGGAGATGAAAAGGGCATGAGCACGGTCATTGAGGTCACTGGAGATTCAAGCAAAAAACAGAGTTCTTCGGCTAAAGATGCAGCATCTGCTACTACCACCGACCAAACTACAGCCAATCACAAGACCAGCCTAACAGGCCCATCTCGATACCAGTCCCCAGCcagctctgttctgttcagcAGCAACCTACGAGATGACACCAAAGTCATTCTAGAGCAGATCTCGGCCAACAGCCAGAAGAACAGACAAGAGCGAGAAGAAACGGGAGGGGATGTAGAAAGTGACACCGGGGATAAGGGGTTGGAGAGACAGAACACCTTAAAAAAGAATCGATTTCTGCGACCGCAGGGCAACGTCCATGAGCGGGAGGGACTCCTGAAGAGGATAGAGAGTttgaggaaggagaagaaggtcTACAGCCGCTTTGAGGTAGTCTGTCAAAGCAAGGGGGATGTTAGCAGCATGGATGGGAAAGAGATatga
- the grinaa gene encoding glutamate receptor, ionotropic, N-methyl D-aspartate-associated protein 1a (glutamate binding) — MSQDKSGYPIMGEANPLHNNVYGPPQPGFGMPPPNYSQAPGGPYPPAAGYGQPGFPQAGPGFAPGPYPQMPYPQMPYPQGPYPQGPYQQGHAQPGFPGDPIGPADSPGYHGDGPPSYYDNEEFTNSGFEDKSIRQAFIRKVFSVLTVQLMVTFSFVAVFTFVDEAKYFVRRNPWTYYVSYAVFFVSLIVLSCCGDFRRKHPWNLVALSILTLSLSYMVGMIASFYDTETVIMAVGITAVVCFTVVLFSLQSKYDFTSCRGVLFVCLIVLLLFSILCIFFRNRILHIVYASLGALLFTCFLAVDTQLLLGNKKLALSPEEYIFAALNLYTDIINIFLYILAIVGRSRE; from the exons ATGTCTCAGGACAAGAGTGGATACCCAATCATGGGTGAGGCCAACCCACTTCACAACAATGTCTATGGACCCCCTCAGCCAGGTTTCGGCATGCCCCCTCCCAACTACAGCCAAGCCCCAGGGGGACCGTATCCACCAGCAGCCGGGTATGGACAGCCAGGCTTCCCCCAGGCAGGCCCAGGTTTCGCACCGGGCCCCTACCCTCAGATGCCTTACCCTCAGATGCCCTACCCACAGGGACCCTACCCCCAGGGGCCTTATCAGCAGGGACACGCACAGCCAGGCTTTCCCGGCGACCCTATCG GTCCTGCTGACAGCCctggttaccatggtgatggGCCTCCATCTTACTATGACAACGAAGAGTTTACCAACTCTGGCTTTGAGGACAAGAGCATCCGACAAGCCTTCATCAGAAAA GTCTTCTCGGTACTCACAGTGCAGCTGATGGTCACTTTCTCCTTCGTAGCCGTCTTCACTTTTGTCGACGAGGCCAAGTACTTTGTGAGACGTAATCCGTGGACATACTACGTGTCCTACGCAGTCTTCTTCGTGTCTCTGATCGTCCTCAGCTGCTGTGGAGATTTCCGCCGCAAGCACCCCTGGAACTTGGTTGCACTG TCCATCCTGACCCTCAGCCTCTCCTACATGGTGGGCATGATCGCCAGCTTCTATGACACCGAGACTGTCATCATGGCTGTGGGCATCACCGCAGTGGTCTGCTTTACCGTCGTCCTCTTCTCACTACAG AGCAAGTACGACTTCACTTCCTGTCGAGGCGTGCTGTTCGTGTGCCTCATCGTGCTGTTGCTCTTCTCCATTCTCTGCATCTTCTTCCGCAACAGGATCTTGCACATCGTCTACGCGTCACTGGGGGCTCTGCTCTTCACCTGC tttttggctgtGGACACTCAGCTTCTTCTGGGCAACAAGAAGCTGGCCCTGAGTCCAGAGGAGTACATTTTTGCTGCCCTCAACCTCTACACCGACATCATCAACATTTTCCTTTACATCCTGGCTATCGTGGGCCGCTCCCGTGAATGA